One segment of Anatilimnocola aggregata DNA contains the following:
- a CDS encoding hybrid sensor histidine kinase/response regulator, with amino-acid sequence MKRFQPGAKLTTARVFVVDDDEDTRNNLRDILELDGYEIEDASCISQLFALPGWDTVSLILLDRKLPDGTPEDVLPQIKQKAPQASVIIITGYADVAAAVSALRMGAADYIIKPVNAGALRASLRRELEHQQSERQLGALFENALDGLVIFDRQGHIVDANPAACSILGTSREQLLDQDLQSPLTCSAFDPAMQGSLCKPANLRGESRLKCHNGNEVQVEHQVTYDFSPGLNLISIRDVTDRKRSEQRALQAERLAAIGETMTALAHESRNALQRGSACLEMLALEVEDRPVALDLVARAQKAQQQLRQLYEEVRQWAAPINLQLQAVELCDVWREAWHQVTQVHLGKRLKLVEFVESKSNCRIDPNKFSQVFRNIFENAVEVSPDAGVIELKCKVNEAKELTVSILDHGPGLSAEQAVRLFEPFFTTKTKGTGLGLAIAKRLIQAHAGEISASSPGGACIEITIPRGMV; translated from the coding sequence ATGAAGCGGTTTCAGCCAGGAGCCAAGCTTACCACCGCGCGAGTTTTCGTGGTTGACGATGACGAGGATACTCGCAACAACCTGCGCGATATTCTCGAACTGGATGGCTACGAGATCGAAGACGCCTCTTGCATCAGCCAGCTTTTTGCCTTGCCGGGGTGGGATACCGTTTCTCTGATCCTGCTGGATCGTAAACTTCCAGACGGCACCCCCGAAGACGTGCTGCCGCAGATCAAGCAGAAAGCTCCCCAGGCGAGCGTGATCATCATCACCGGTTACGCGGATGTTGCAGCTGCTGTGTCGGCACTACGAATGGGTGCGGCAGACTACATCATCAAGCCCGTGAACGCCGGTGCTCTGCGCGCGAGTCTGCGGCGGGAATTGGAGCATCAGCAGTCCGAGCGGCAATTGGGCGCCCTATTCGAAAACGCGTTGGACGGTCTCGTCATTTTCGATCGTCAAGGCCACATCGTTGACGCGAATCCGGCCGCATGCTCAATCCTGGGCACCTCACGCGAACAACTGCTGGACCAGGACTTGCAATCGCCGCTTACCTGCAGCGCATTCGATCCAGCAATGCAGGGATCACTCTGCAAACCCGCTAATCTCCGCGGCGAAAGTCGACTGAAGTGTCACAACGGCAACGAAGTTCAGGTGGAGCATCAGGTGACTTATGATTTCTCGCCAGGATTGAATCTCATCTCCATTCGCGATGTGACGGATCGCAAGCGCTCCGAGCAACGCGCATTGCAGGCGGAGCGATTAGCGGCGATTGGAGAAACAATGACGGCGCTGGCTCACGAAAGTCGTAACGCGCTGCAGCGCGGCTCTGCGTGCCTCGAGATGCTGGCGCTTGAAGTCGAAGACCGCCCCGTTGCGCTGGATTTGGTGGCACGAGCCCAGAAAGCCCAGCAGCAACTGCGGCAACTGTATGAAGAGGTTCGGCAGTGGGCCGCTCCGATCAATCTGCAACTACAAGCCGTGGAATTGTGCGACGTGTGGCGTGAGGCGTGGCACCAGGTTACTCAAGTGCATCTCGGAAAACGGCTTAAGCTCGTCGAGTTCGTCGAAAGCAAATCCAATTGTCGAATCGATCCGAACAAGTTCTCGCAGGTTTTTCGCAATATCTTTGAGAACGCCGTGGAAGTATCGCCCGACGCTGGCGTGATTGAATTGAAGTGCAAGGTCAACGAAGCGAAGGAACTGACGGTGTCGATCCTCGATCATGGTCCTGGACTCTCTGCGGAACAGGCCGTGCGATTGTTCGAACCATTCTTTACCACAAAGACAAAAGGGACCGGCCTGGGACTTGCTATCGCTAAACGTTTGATTCAGGCCCATGCAGGTGAGATCTCCGCGTCGTCGCCAGGCGGCGCTTGCATCGAAATTACCATTCCCCGAGGCATGGTATGA
- a CDS encoding response regulator: MNTKNSRLLIVDDEADTCANLADIFGELGFHVDTANHGVAALELVTTQPPYDIVLLDLRMPGMDGLELYRRIKQISAGTVALIVTAYASSDTAKTAIAAGARHVISKPVSIAKLIGLVESAMNSPLLLVVDDDHDLCDNLWDIFHRVGYRIHLAHDIDAASLTLQNCSFQVVLLDMKLPSGEGSSVLKVVRATNPQARTIVITGCANDQEIRVQQALREGAAAVAYKPFDVPVLLEMVTANLHPFGDKS, encoded by the coding sequence ATGAACACTAAGAACTCACGGCTGCTGATTGTTGATGACGAAGCAGACACCTGCGCCAATTTGGCGGACATTTTTGGCGAGTTGGGCTTCCATGTCGACACCGCCAACCATGGCGTTGCCGCGCTTGAACTCGTGACAACTCAGCCGCCTTACGACATTGTGCTGCTCGATTTACGCATGCCCGGCATGGATGGCCTGGAGCTTTATCGACGAATCAAGCAGATCTCGGCAGGGACCGTCGCGTTGATCGTAACTGCTTATGCCAGCAGCGACACCGCGAAAACCGCGATCGCTGCAGGTGCGCGGCATGTGATCTCGAAGCCTGTTAGTATTGCGAAGCTAATCGGACTAGTGGAGTCCGCCATGAATAGTCCACTGCTGCTTGTTGTCGATGACGATCATGATCTGTGTGACAATCTCTGGGACATCTTTCACAGAGTTGGCTACCGCATTCACCTGGCGCACGATATCGATGCGGCGAGCCTAACGCTGCAGAATTGCAGTTTTCAGGTGGTTCTGCTCGATATGAAATTGCCGAGCGGCGAAGGCTCCAGTGTCTTGAAGGTGGTTAGAGCCACCAATCCGCAAGCTCGCACCATTGTCATTACGGGTTGCGCGAACGACCAGGAGATTCGCGTGCAACAAGCACTCAGGGAAGGGGCTGCTGCGGTGGCCTACAAACCGTTCGACGTCCCTGTCCTGCTGGAAATGGTTACAGCCAACCTGCATCCATTCGGTGACAAATCATGA
- a CDS encoding ANTAR domain-containing response regulator — protein sequence MTIRLRIAIADDEADMRDFLARMLPRCGHEVVSSAKTGLQLVEDCRRVVPDLVITDIKMPELDGIEASTLINRERPVPVILISAYHDPVLLARAANDHALGYLVKPITFADLQPAIDLAMERFNELQSRSTGDRISPDSAPTCQPKQ from the coding sequence ATGACGATTCGCTTGCGAATTGCGATCGCCGACGACGAAGCCGATATGCGCGACTTCCTGGCCCGCATGCTGCCTCGTTGTGGCCACGAGGTAGTTTCCAGCGCCAAGACCGGTTTGCAACTCGTCGAGGATTGTCGTCGCGTTGTGCCTGATCTGGTCATCACCGATATCAAGATGCCGGAACTCGACGGCATCGAAGCTTCGACGCTGATTAATCGCGAGCGGCCGGTGCCAGTGATACTTATCTCGGCGTATCATGACCCTGTTCTCCTCGCGCGTGCCGCCAACGATCACGCCCTGGGATACCTGGTCAAGCCGATCACGTTTGCCGATCTGCAGCCCGCAATCGACCTAGCGATGGAACGTTTTAACGAGCTGCAGTCTCGATCCACTGGTGATCGCATATCACCGGATTCAGCTCCCACCTGCCAGCCCAAGCAATGA
- a CDS encoding sigma-54-dependent transcriptional regulator translates to MKPSVVDVLVVDDDEDFRPLLLQKLKRSGMNVDGAANAAEALDLAQRRQFDVAIFDMQMPGMSGLELLEKYKSQFPETEVIVLTGQGTIESAVQAMQLGAFNYLQKPFGLNELEAQIQKAAERRALRKENEQLRTLLARSRYGKHIIGESPSMKEIFRLIERAGPSDRAILIQGESGTGKELVAEALHRSSSRADRPLVAVNCAALPETLLESELFGHEKGSFTGAIAAKQGLFEAADGGTLFIDEIGEMPGALQAKLLRVLENGALRRVGSIQERKVNVRLLAATNRDLRNEIKAGRFREDLYYRINVMSLELPPLRERPGDIDLLVDHFLGDDWHVEDEALQLLNGYNWPGNVRQLLNVLERAKILADDDVIRKKDLPKEVLQGQSSDPATVVHRLATPAQAPDDLNSFQRAKVLSVLQREAFNKAKAARALGISRRKLYRLLEKYDLADASSGTFP, encoded by the coding sequence ATGAAACCATCTGTTGTTGATGTTCTAGTAGTTGATGACGACGAAGACTTTCGCCCACTGCTGCTGCAGAAGTTGAAGCGGAGCGGCATGAACGTAGACGGTGCAGCCAATGCTGCGGAGGCACTCGATTTGGCACAACGTCGGCAGTTTGATGTGGCCATCTTCGATATGCAAATGCCGGGAATGTCGGGGCTCGAATTGCTGGAAAAGTACAAATCGCAGTTTCCCGAAACCGAAGTCATTGTGCTGACCGGGCAAGGAACGATCGAGTCGGCCGTTCAGGCCATGCAGTTGGGCGCGTTCAACTATCTGCAAAAGCCCTTTGGCCTGAACGAATTGGAAGCGCAAATCCAAAAAGCAGCAGAACGCCGCGCGCTGCGAAAAGAAAACGAACAACTCCGCACGCTGCTCGCCCGCAGCCGGTACGGCAAACACATTATCGGCGAATCGCCATCGATGAAGGAAATATTTCGTCTCATCGAGCGGGCTGGTCCCAGTGACCGTGCCATTCTGATTCAAGGCGAAAGTGGTACCGGTAAGGAACTGGTTGCCGAAGCGCTCCATCGCTCGAGTTCGCGCGCCGATCGGCCGTTGGTGGCCGTTAATTGTGCTGCCCTGCCTGAGACACTACTCGAGAGTGAACTCTTCGGACACGAAAAAGGATCCTTCACTGGCGCAATTGCTGCCAAGCAAGGCTTGTTTGAAGCGGCCGACGGAGGAACTTTGTTCATCGACGAAATTGGCGAAATGCCGGGTGCACTGCAGGCCAAATTATTGCGCGTTCTCGAGAACGGTGCCCTCCGCCGCGTTGGTTCCATCCAAGAGCGCAAAGTGAATGTGCGTTTGCTGGCCGCCACCAATCGCGACCTGAGAAATGAGATCAAGGCTGGTCGCTTTCGCGAGGATTTGTACTATCGCATCAATGTCATGTCTCTCGAACTGCCGCCGCTGCGCGAACGCCCCGGCGATATCGATTTGCTCGTCGATCATTTTCTCGGCGACGATTGGCACGTGGAAGACGAGGCCCTGCAACTTCTGAACGGGTACAATTGGCCCGGCAACGTCCGCCAATTGCTCAACGTGCTCGAACGAGCCAAAATTTTGGCGGATGACGATGTAATTCGTAAGAAGGACTTGCCCAAAGAGGTGCTGCAGGGACAATCGTCCGATCCGGCTACTGTCGTGCATCGATTAGCAACGCCCGCCCAAGCGCCGGATGATCTGAACTCGTTTCAACGCGCGAAGGTGCTTTCGGTGCTGCAGCGCGAAGCGTTTAACAAAGCCAAGGCGGCACGGGCTTTGGGGATCAGTCGCCGCAAGTTGTATCGACTGCTCGAGAAGTATGACCTGGCCGATGCGTCGTCTGGCACATTCCCCTAG